From Phyllopteryx taeniolatus isolate TA_2022b chromosome 18, UOR_Ptae_1.2, whole genome shotgun sequence, the proteins below share one genomic window:
- the stx11b.1 gene encoding syntaxin-11b.1 — protein sequence MRDRLSYMQELSSSHVEPMEYAESALSDTLSNVDLEDELPHEAVVFDNSPAMTKLFEQAQEIHKDVQLIRLEVKRLREQNSRMFQSVTTMSTVKRDANAIGADIKTRAERVLSHLRDMDNTARKLEEAHGPNSAIARIARTQYACLSNGFRDAMFDYNEAEMSHRDNCKAQIQRQMEIVGRDVTGDEVEDMIEKGHWNIFTDNIMAEGKTARAALSQIEKRHQELVDLENRIKGVHEIFLDVALLVEEQGSMLDSIQTNVQTTDEVLQDAVFKLGKAKRHDRNNPFKKMFCSCFPCFD from the coding sequence ATGAGGGACCGACTGAGCTACATGCAGGAATTGTCCAGTAGCCACGTGGAGCCGATGGAGTACGCCGAGTCGGCCTTGTCGGACACCCTCAGTAACGTGGACCTGGAGGACGAGCTACCCCACGAGGCGGTGGTGTTCGACAACAGCCCCGCCATGACCAAGCTCTTCGAGCAGGCGCAGGAAATTCACAAAGACGTCCAGCTCATTCGTCTGGAGGTGAAAAGGCTCCGGGAACAGAACTCTCGCATGTTCCAGAGCGTCACCACCATGAGCACCGTCAAAAGGGACGCAAACGCCATCGGCGCCGATATAAAGACACGGGCCGAACGCGTGCTATCGCACCTGCGGGACATGGATAACACGGCCCGCAAGCTAGAAGAAGCGCACGGCCCCAATTCGGCCATCGCGCGCATCGCCCGAACCCAGTACGCCTGCCTGAGCAACGGCTTCCGCGACGCCATGTTTGACTACAATGAAGCCGAGATGAGCCACCGAGACAACTGCAAAGCTCAGATCCAGAGGCAGATGGAGATTGTGGGGCGCGACGTGACCGGCGACGAGGTAGAGGACATGATCGAGAAGGGGCACTGGAACATCTTCACCGACAACATCATGGCGGAGGGCAAGACGGCTCGCGCGGCTCTGTCCCAGATCGAAAAGCGCCACCAGGAGCTGGTGGACCTGGAGAACCGCATCAAGGGAGTCCACGAGATCTTCCTGGATGTCGCGCTGCTGGTGGAGGAGCAGGGCTCCATGCTCGATTCCATCCAGACCAACGTTCAGACAACGGACGAGGTCTTGCAGGACGCGGTCTTCAAACTCGGCAAGGCCAAGCGTCACGACAGGAACAATCCgtttaaaaagatgttttgTAGTTGCTTCCCGTGCTTTGACTAA
- the LOC133468703 gene encoding syntaxin-11-like yields MRDMLERLRNVSEELENNEEMEYDESKLPTVQEAIVFENSLDIESILKEAESIRKEISLLLLEVERLNKNNERFRTTVRHFSTVKRDSDNIARGIQKQGQQLHTRILALGEESKKMEKREGPKSASSRIACMQYDSLILAFQAAMGNYNQAEEMQRFICRARIQRQASILGTKITDQQLDEIVDKGCKGWSELSQSLPTQEGHSSRWAMNEIKDRHKELVELEARLKEVHELFQEVAALTEEQCSMLNNIEANVSHTQHYIQKSIVDINRAKQIN; encoded by the exons ATGCGGGACATGCTGGAGAGGCTGCGAAATGTTAGCGAGGAGTTGGAGAACAATGAAGAAATGGAATATGACGAGAGCAAGCTACCGACAGTTCAAGAGGCAATCGTCTTTGAGAACTCCTTGGACATTGAGAGCATCCTGAAGGAAGCCGAGTCCATACGCAAGGAGATTTCCTTGCTCCTCTTGGAGGTGGAGCGCCTGAACAAGAACAATGAGCGTTTTCGCACCACTGTCCGCCACTTTTCCACAGTCAAGAGGGACTCGGACAACATCGCCAGGGGGATCCAGAAGCAAGGCCAACAGCTGCATACTCGAATTTTGGCACTGGGTGAGGAAAGCAAGAAGATGGAGAAAAGGGAGGGGCCCAAGTCAGCTTCCAGTCGCATTGCTTGTATGCAATATGACTCGCTCATCCTTGCCTTCCAAGCTGCCATGGGGAATTACAACCAGGCGGAGGAAATGCAGCGGTTCATTTGCAGGGCGCGAATCCAGCGGCAGGCCTCCATATTAGGGACTAAAATCACTGACCAGCAACTAGATGAAATCGTAGACAAAGGGTGCAAAGGCTGGAGCGAGTTGTCCCAAAGCCTGCCGACCCAAGAGGGCCACTCCTCCCGCTGGGCAATGAACGAAATCAAAGACCGACACAAGGAGCTGGTGGAACTGGAGGCCCGGCTCAAGGAAGTCCACGAACTGTTCCAGGAAGTGGCCGCGCTGACGGAAGAGCAGTGCTCCATGCTCAATAACATCGAGGCCAACGTGTCGCACACTCAGCACTATATTCAGAAATCCATTGTCGACATCAACAGGGCAAAaca aataaactaa